A single window of Acanthopagrus latus isolate v.2019 chromosome 1, fAcaLat1.1, whole genome shotgun sequence DNA harbors:
- the knop1 gene encoding lysine-rich nucleolar protein 1 isoform X1: MTLCSCDKLVSFVRLSVETDSDEDVIFVAEKCVAKSHEIAFDQVKRLALQRDIDEQSQPIQPTKPLTSQTTFALERPVEKVKMKMEEEKSKEGFVKKQKKPKKEQASLPKTENCNFNDGSLEEVKKEKKKAKKVDAAVTDLEEESLGGGDERELKKKKKKRKIETESLNNANGFEVKNENDGEVSKKKKKKKLLADGGNQVESSVNEEVEKKQRKEKKLKNVSVQTISGNVKTEKEEEEESGGLDKLPKKAKKVKNNALFVSTEKTEEEPREKKKKKKKKAIHEETAEAVDEIIVTKKKKKAKTNVTESQLKSETPGGEVKEVKKKKKKGANEVESETVPIEEDKTELRMKGKKHKSRKAAAEVGEVEEMEPNKKKRKKGNSKGDGEVQHSLICEEIEEQIRENLVIVAEDTTRKTKKKKISIKVEAQVEDVSLETGAKKKKKMKKKVKEEVEDQHESAQVDVVFLSEKSGNKDEVNINQERRQALQMEVDQASQPQRPARPTGLGQWSTAQFNNSDQQQKFLRLMGGFKKGFQPAAGRTGSTNMALGKDAQQQLQQGLLGEFERAQSRRLDFNNRGAGLGFSAPSNKKFSIDVHACRSVRFDD, from the exons acGGACTCCGATGAGGACGTGATCTTTGTTGCTGAAAAGTGTGTGGCTAAATCCCACGAGATCGCCTTTGATCAG GTGAAGCGACTGGCCCTGCAAAGAGACATTGATGAGCAGTCCCAgcccatccaaccaaccaaaccCTTG ACAAGCCAGACAACTTTTGCTTTGGAGAGGCCAGTGGAAAAGGTGAAaatgaagatggaggaggagaagagcaaGGAGGGTTTTgtaaagaagcagaagaaaccCAAGAAAGAACAAGCCTCGCTGcctaaaactgaaaactgtaaCTTCAATGATGGAAGCCTTGAagaggtgaaaaaagaaaagaagaaggctAAAAAAGTTGATGCAGCGGTTACAGATCTAGAAGAGGAGTCTTTGGGTGGAGGTGATGAAAGGgaattgaagaagaaaaagaagaagaggaaaattgAAACTGAATCTTTGAACAACGCCAATGGTTTTGAAGTCAAGAATGAAAATGATGGAGAAGTtagcaaaaagaagaagaagaagaagctgctggcAGATGGTGGGAACCAAGTGGAAAGTTCAGTAAATGAAGAAgtggaaaagaaacagaggaaggagaagaaattaaaaaatgtgtctgtacaAACCATATCAGGAAAtgtaaagacagagaaagaggaggaagaagagagcgGCGGACTGGATAAACTGCCAAAGAAAGCcaagaaagtaaaaaacaatGCATTATTTGTAAGCACAGAGAAAACTGAAGAGGAACccagagaaaagaagaagaagaagaaaaagaaagccatCCACGAGGAGACTGCTGAAGCTGTGGATGAAATAATcgtgacaaaaaagaaaaaaaaagccaaaacaaacgTGACTGAGAGCCAACTGAAGTCAGAAACACCAGGGGGAGAGGTTAAagaggtaaaaaagaaaaagaaaaaaggtgcaAATGAAGTGGAGAGTGAGACTGTTCCCATAGAAGAAGATAAGACAGAGCTTaggatgaaaggaaaaaaacacaagagtaGAAAAGCTGCTGCGGAGGTCGGCGAGGTTGAGGAGATGGAgccaaacaagaagaaaaggaaaaagggaaactCAAAAGGAGACGGGGAAGTGCAACATTCCCTCATATGTGAAGAAATTGAGGAGCAGATTAGGGAAAACCTTGTCATCGTAGCTGAGGATACGACaaggaagacaaagaagaagaagatctcCATTAAGGTGGAAGCGCAGGTGGAAGATGTGAGTTTAGAAACTGgtgcaaagaagaagaagaagatgaagaaaaaggttAAAGAAGAGGTGGAAGACCAGCAT GAGTCAGCCCAAGTGGACGTGGTGTTCCTGTCAGAGAAATCTGGAAACAAAGATGAGGTCAACATCAATCAG GAGAGAAGACAGGCTTTACAGATGGAGGTTGACCAGGCATCTCAACCTCAAAGACCAGCCAGACCTACG GGTTTGGGCCAGTGGAGCACCGCCCAGTTCAACAACTCTGACCAGCAGCAAAAGTTCCTCCGACTGATGGGAGGCTTCAAAAAGGGTTTCCAGCCAGCTGCAGGAAGAACAGGAAGCACAAACATGGCACTGGGGAAGGATGCACAGCAGCAGTTGCAGCAAGGACTCCTGGGAGAATTTGAACGCGCTCAGTCACGCAGGCTGGACTTCAATAACAGGGGCGCAGGACTCGGGTTTTCTGCACCATCCAATAAGAAGTTCTCCATTGATGTCCATGCATGTCGATCAGTTCGCTTTGATGATtga
- the avpi1 gene encoding arginine vasopressin-induced protein 1, which produces MAEAPASASSEDGLSALWQFSTRRSRKPGCSNIFTGVNLHQLHRLFRTAGGRDAEHRAKLVWQGMDADREGAEAAKEEEGEEIEAEAGLAQALVGLRVRARNKAGVRAEGHREHKWLKASGYLRIGEPLSDHIVEDEEANIEPSPGEFVPETVEDVTEHHNPFKPSSWRLDVARQECARHSERYLHRILH; this is translated from the exons ATGGCAGAGGCCCCAGCATCCGCCTCCTCCGAGGATGGTCTGTCTGCGCTGTGGCAGTTTTCCACTCGGCGTAGCAGGAAGCCAGGCTGCTCCAACATCTTTACGGGGGTCAACCTGCACCAGCTGCATAGGCTGTTCAGAACAGCGGGAGGCAGAGACGCTGAACATCGGGCGAAGCTGGTGTGGCAAGGGATGGATGCAGACAGGGAGGGAGCAGAGGCggcgaaggaggaggagggcgaggagatTGAGGCCGAGGCAGGCCTGGCCCAGGCCCTGGTGGGGCTCCGGGTCCGAGCGAGGAATAAGGCGGGTGTCAGGGCCGAGGGACACAGAGAGCACAAGTGGCTCAAAGCATCAGGATATCTCAG GATTGGGGAGCCACTATCAGACCACATTGTTGAAGATGAGGAGGCCAACATAGAGCCCAGTCCGGGAGAATTTGTGCCAGAGACTGTGGAAGACGTCACAGAGCACCATAATCCTTTCAAACCCTCGTCATGGAGGTTGGATGTGGCACGACAGGAGTGTGCCAGACACTCTGAACGCTATCTTCACCGCATCCTCCACTAA
- the pi4k2a gene encoding phosphatidylinositol 4-kinase type 2-alpha, with the protein MDETSPLVSPLRDSGEFSYCPTEPTSPRGAFGSTPGSVVRISAGSPGRSRERQPLLDRDRGNSPREPHRNEFPEDPEFREIIRKAERAIEEGIYPERIYQGSSGSYFVKDSQGKIIGVFKPKNEEPYGQLNPKWTKWLQKLCCPCCFGRDCLVLNQGYLSEAGASLVDQKLELNIVPRTKVVYLASETFNYSAIDRVKSRGKRLALEKVPKVGQRFHRIGLPPKVGSFQLFVDGYKDADFWLRRFEAEPLPENTNRQLQLQFERLVVLDYIIRNTDRGNDNWLLKYDCPMDTVGNRDTDWVVVKDPIIKLAAIDNGLAFPLKHPDSWRAYPFYWAWLSQAKVPFSQEIRELVLPKLSDPNFIKDLEEDLYELFKKDPGFDRGQFHKQVAVMRGQILNLCQALKDGKTPLQLVQMPPVIVETARAPQRANSESYTQSFQSRRPFFTWW; encoded by the exons ATGGACGAGACGAGTCCGCTTGTCTCTCCGCTCCGTGACTCCGGTGAGTTCAGCTACTGTCCCACAGAGCCCACCAGCCCCCGGGGCGCGTTTGGAAGCACACCGGGCTCGGTGGTGCGTATCTCGGCAGGCAGTCCGGGGCGCAGCCGGGAGAGACAGCCGTTGTTGGACCGGGACCGTGGAAACTCGCCGCGGGAGCCCCACAGGAACGAGTTTCCGGAGGATCCCGAGTTCAGAGAGATCATCCGAAAGGCCGAGCGAGCCATAGAGGAGGGGATCTACCCGGAGAGGATCTACCAAGGATCCAGTGGAAGCTATTTCGTCAAAGACTCACAGGGG AAAATCATTGGTGTGTTCAAACCTAAGAATGAAGAGCCCTATGGCCAGCTAAACCCCAAGTGGACCAAGTGGCTCCAGAAGCTGTGTTGTCCCTGCTGCTTTGGCCGCGACTGTTTGGTCCTGAACCAGGGTTACCTCTCGGAGGCTGGGGCCAGCCTGGTTGATCAGAAACTGGAGCTCAACATCGTTCCCAGGACCAAG GTGGTGTACCTGGCAAGTGAAACCTTCAACTACAGTGCCATAGACAGAGTGAAGTCTAGAGGAAAGAGGTTAGCCCTGGAGAAGGTTCCTAAAGTGGGCCAGCGCTTCCACAGGATTGGACTACCGCCAAAG GTCGGTTCCTTCCAGCTCTTTGTTGATGGATACAAGGATGCAGATTTCTGGCTGCGGAGGTTTGAAGCAGAGCCTTTGCCTGAAAACACCAACCGTCAGCTCCAACTGCAGTTTGAGCGGCTTGTAGTCCTCGATTACATCATCAGGAACACAG ACAGGGGAAATGACAACTGGTTGCTGAAGTATGACTGTCCCATGGACACGGTTGGGAATAGG GACACAGACTGGGTGGTAGTAAAGGACCCCATCATCAAGCTGGCAGCTATAGACAACGGCCTCGCCTTCCCCCTCAAACACCCTGACTCATGGAGAGCAT ACCCGTTCTACTGGGCGTGGCTTTCCCAAGCCAAAGTACCTTTCTCCCAGGAGATAAGAGAGCTGGTCCTGCCCAAACTCTCCGACCCAAATTTCATCAAAGACCTCGAAGAGGACCTATATGAATTATTCAAG AAAGACCCTGGTTTCGACAGAGGACAGTTTCACAAACAAGTAGCTGTAATGAGGGGACAG ATCCTGAACCTGTGCCAAGCCCTAAAGGATGGTAAGACGCCCCTTCAGTTGGTCCAGATGCCCCCAGTAATCGTCGAAACAGCCAGAGCACCTCAGAGAGCCAACAGTGAGTCCTACACACAGAGTTTCCAGAGCAGACGACCCTTCTTCACTTGGTGGTAG
- the pgam1b gene encoding phosphoglycerate mutase 1b, whose translation MAAYKLVLIRHGESCWNQENRFCGWFDADLSETGEQEARRGGQALKDAGYEFDICYTSVLKRAIRTLWFVLDGIDQMWLPVHRTWRLNERHYGGLTGLNKAETAAKHGEAQVKIWRRSFDTPPPPMDEGHDFYQTISKDRRYADLTDDQLPSCESLKDTIARALPFWEEEIVPKIKEGKRVLIAAHGNSLRGIVKHLEGMSEEAIMELNLPTGIPIVYELDKNLKPVGSMQFLGDEETVKKAMEAVAAQGKVKK comes from the exons ATGGCTGCGTACAAGCTGGTCCTGATCCGCCATGGAGAGAGCTGCTGGAACCAGGAGAACCGCTTCTGCGGCTGGTTCGACGCGGACCTGAGCGAGACCGGGGAGcaggaggcgaggagaggaggacaggcgCTGAAAG ATGCTGGCTATGAATTCGATATTTGCTACACCTCGGTCCTTAAGAGGGCCATCCGCACCCTGTGGTTTGTTCTGGACGGCATCGATCAGATGTGGCTGCCCGTCCACCGGACCTGGCGCCTCAATGAGCGCCACTATGGTGGCCTGACTGGGCTGAACAAGGCCGAAACAGCAGCCAAACACGGAGAGGCCCAGGTCAAGATCTGGAGGCGCTCTTTTGATACTCCTCCCCCACCCATGGATGAGGGGCATGACTTCTATCAGACCATCAGCAAG GATCGACGTTATGCTGACCTGACTGATGACCAGCTGCCCAGCTGTGAGAGTCTGAAGGATACCATCGCCAGAGCGCTGCCCTTCTGGGAGGAGGAGATCGTCCCAAAGATCAAAGAGGGGAAAAGGGTGCTGATTGCCGCCCATGGCAACAGTCTCCGGGGCATCGTCAAGCATCTTGAGG GTATGTCAGAGGAGGCCATCATGGAGCTGAACCTGCCCACTGGTATCCCCATTGTGTACGAGCTGGACAAGAACCTGAAGCCTGTAGGATCCATGCAGTTCCTGGGAGATGAGGAGACCGTCAAGAAGGCCATGGAGGCTGTTGCTGCTCAGGGCAAAGTCAAGAAATAG
- the exosc1 gene encoding exosome complex component CSL4: MSPMKLCVPGDKLCSVEDCIPGTGVYLRHGYIYSSLAGYVLRKNEGEELPVISVVRETETQLLPDVGAIVTCKVTSINPRFAKVHILYVGSTPLKDRFRGTIRKEDVRATEKDKVETYKSFRPGDIVLAKVISLGDVQSNYLLTTAENELGVVVAHSESGAQMVPISWCEMQCPRTHSKEFRKVARVQPEYLQA; this comes from the exons ATGTCGCCCATGAAGCTGTGTGTTCCAG GTGACAAGCTGTGCAGTGTAGAAGACTGTATTCCTGGCACAGGAGTATACCTGCGGCACGGCTACATATACTCCTCACTAGCAGGCTACGTGCTCAGGAAAaacgagggagaggag TTACCAGTGATCTCAGTTGTCAGGGAAACAGAAACGCAGCTGCTACCAGATGTAGGAGCAATCGTCACCTGTAAG GTGACCAGCATCAACCCCAGATTCGCCAAAGTCCACATCCTTTATGTAGGCTCCACACCATTGAAGGACCGCTTCAGAGGGACGATCAG AAAAGAAGATGTGCGTGCAACTGAGAAAGATAAG GTGGAGACGTACAAAAGCTTCAGACCTGGAGACATTGTCTTGGCAAAAGTG ATCTCACTTGGTGATGTGCAGTCGAACTACCTGTTGACCACAGCAGAGAATGAActgggggtggtggtggcacACAGTGAATCAG GTGCCCAGATGGTTCCCATCAGCTGGTGTGAGATGCAGTGCCCGCGGACACACTCAAAAGAGTTCCGCAAAGTGGCGCGAGTGCAGCCGGAGTATCTGCAGGCATGA
- the knop1 gene encoding lysine-rich nucleolar protein 1 isoform X2: MKMEEEKSKEGFVKKQKKPKKEQASLPKTENCNFNDGSLEEVKKEKKKAKKVDAAVTDLEEESLGGGDERELKKKKKKRKIETESLNNANGFEVKNENDGEVSKKKKKKKLLADGGNQVESSVNEEVEKKQRKEKKLKNVSVQTISGNVKTEKEEEEESGGLDKLPKKAKKVKNNALFVSTEKTEEEPREKKKKKKKKAIHEETAEAVDEIIVTKKKKKAKTNVTESQLKSETPGGEVKEVKKKKKKGANEVESETVPIEEDKTELRMKGKKHKSRKAAAEVGEVEEMEPNKKKRKKGNSKGDGEVQHSLICEEIEEQIRENLVIVAEDTTRKTKKKKISIKVEAQVEDVSLETGAKKKKKMKKKVKEEVEDQHESAQVDVVFLSEKSGNKDEVNINQERRQALQMEVDQASQPQRPARPTGLGQWSTAQFNNSDQQQKFLRLMGGFKKGFQPAAGRTGSTNMALGKDAQQQLQQGLLGEFERAQSRRLDFNNRGAGLGFSAPSNKKFSIDVHACRSVRFDD, translated from the exons atgaagatggaggaggagaagagcaaGGAGGGTTTTgtaaagaagcagaagaaaccCAAGAAAGAACAAGCCTCGCTGcctaaaactgaaaactgtaaCTTCAATGATGGAAGCCTTGAagaggtgaaaaaagaaaagaagaaggctAAAAAAGTTGATGCAGCGGTTACAGATCTAGAAGAGGAGTCTTTGGGTGGAGGTGATGAAAGGgaattgaagaagaaaaagaagaagaggaaaattgAAACTGAATCTTTGAACAACGCCAATGGTTTTGAAGTCAAGAATGAAAATGATGGAGAAGTtagcaaaaagaagaagaagaagaagctgctggcAGATGGTGGGAACCAAGTGGAAAGTTCAGTAAATGAAGAAgtggaaaagaaacagaggaaggagaagaaattaaaaaatgtgtctgtacaAACCATATCAGGAAAtgtaaagacagagaaagaggaggaagaagagagcgGCGGACTGGATAAACTGCCAAAGAAAGCcaagaaagtaaaaaacaatGCATTATTTGTAAGCACAGAGAAAACTGAAGAGGAACccagagaaaagaagaagaagaagaaaaagaaagccatCCACGAGGAGACTGCTGAAGCTGTGGATGAAATAATcgtgacaaaaaagaaaaaaaaagccaaaacaaacgTGACTGAGAGCCAACTGAAGTCAGAAACACCAGGGGGAGAGGTTAAagaggtaaaaaagaaaaagaaaaaaggtgcaAATGAAGTGGAGAGTGAGACTGTTCCCATAGAAGAAGATAAGACAGAGCTTaggatgaaaggaaaaaaacacaagagtaGAAAAGCTGCTGCGGAGGTCGGCGAGGTTGAGGAGATGGAgccaaacaagaagaaaaggaaaaagggaaactCAAAAGGAGACGGGGAAGTGCAACATTCCCTCATATGTGAAGAAATTGAGGAGCAGATTAGGGAAAACCTTGTCATCGTAGCTGAGGATACGACaaggaagacaaagaagaagaagatctcCATTAAGGTGGAAGCGCAGGTGGAAGATGTGAGTTTAGAAACTGgtgcaaagaagaagaagaagatgaagaaaaaggttAAAGAAGAGGTGGAAGACCAGCAT GAGTCAGCCCAAGTGGACGTGGTGTTCCTGTCAGAGAAATCTGGAAACAAAGATGAGGTCAACATCAATCAG GAGAGAAGACAGGCTTTACAGATGGAGGTTGACCAGGCATCTCAACCTCAAAGACCAGCCAGACCTACG GGTTTGGGCCAGTGGAGCACCGCCCAGTTCAACAACTCTGACCAGCAGCAAAAGTTCCTCCGACTGATGGGAGGCTTCAAAAAGGGTTTCCAGCCAGCTGCAGGAAGAACAGGAAGCACAAACATGGCACTGGGGAAGGATGCACAGCAGCAGTTGCAGCAAGGACTCCTGGGAGAATTTGAACGCGCTCAGTCACGCAGGCTGGACTTCAATAACAGGGGCGCAGGACTCGGGTTTTCTGCACCATCCAATAAGAAGTTCTCCATTGATGTCCATGCATGTCGATCAGTTCGCTTTGATGATtga